The Congregibacter litoralis KT71 genome contains a region encoding:
- a CDS encoding NAD-dependent epimerase/dehydratase family protein, with translation MRVLITGATSLLGRAIAKTLLERGDSVAVLQRRPCGLQVDEYLGDITDGALVSRAMAGADAVIHLAARVSVVGPWAEFQRTNVEGTRTVLEAAREAACSRFIQVSSPSVAHSGTSLVGAAAEPADPKGARGSYARSKALAEQMVLTAENMAVVAVRPHLVWGPGDTQLVARIVERARQGRLAVVGSGMALIDTTYTDNARDAIVAALDRAPDLSGRALVISNGEPRPVQELFDRMASAAKLSPARLKVPTVLARAGGRLVEGIWNLTGRQDDPPMTAFLAEQLSTAHWFDQRETRRLLDWTPAVSLDEGFQALTRWYAPEQRSSSEA, from the coding sequence ATGAGGGTATTGATCACCGGCGCCACCAGTCTTTTGGGGCGGGCTATTGCTAAAACACTATTGGAGCGCGGCGATAGCGTTGCGGTACTCCAGCGCAGACCCTGCGGTCTCCAGGTCGATGAATATCTTGGGGATATCACAGACGGGGCGCTCGTTTCCCGGGCCATGGCCGGGGCCGACGCCGTGATTCACCTGGCGGCCCGGGTATCCGTGGTGGGTCCCTGGGCGGAGTTTCAGCGCACTAACGTGGAGGGCACCCGGACTGTTCTTGAGGCGGCGAGGGAAGCAGCCTGCAGTCGTTTTATTCAGGTGTCCTCGCCCTCCGTCGCCCATAGCGGCACTTCTCTGGTGGGCGCCGCTGCAGAACCGGCAGATCCTAAAGGAGCACGGGGCTCCTACGCTCGCTCCAAGGCATTGGCAGAGCAGATGGTGCTGACCGCAGAGAATATGGCCGTGGTGGCCGTGCGCCCGCATCTCGTGTGGGGACCCGGTGATACACAGCTCGTCGCACGCATTGTGGAGCGGGCGCGTCAGGGACGTCTTGCCGTGGTGGGTTCGGGGATGGCGCTCATCGACACCACCTACACCGACAATGCCCGGGACGCCATCGTTGCCGCCCTCGACAGAGCACCGGATTTATCCGGTCGTGCCCTGGTAATCTCCAACGGCGAGCCTCGCCCTGTACAGGAGCTCTTCGATCGCATGGCCAGCGCTGCAAAGCTCTCTCCAGCCCGGCTCAAAGTTCCGACCGTGCTTGCCAGGGCCGGGGGACGGCTTGTCGAGGGCATCTGGAATCTCACAGGACGCCAGGACGATCCGCCGATGACCGCCTTTCTGGCTGAGCAGCTCTCTACGGCTCATTGGTTTGATCAACGGGAGACGCGCAGGCTTCTGGACTGGACACCGGCGGTGTCCCTCGATGAGGGGTTCCAGGCGCTCACAAGATGGTATGCGCCTGAGCAGCGCTCATCGTCAGAGGCTTAG
- a CDS encoding zinc metallopeptidase encodes MLFVVMAIVLICAIALPGLWVKRVLKKYQEPADRYGAQGSGAELARHLLDRFDLQEVVVEETTVGDHYDADAKAVRLMEERFNGHSLTAITVAAHEVGHAIQDARDERLFRSRQTLAKFAIRSQRIGSIAMIAAPVVIMLTRAPALGLAFFVAAIGSMFVGTLVHLATLPVELDASFGKALPILEEGQYLHEGDLPHANRILKAAALTYVAASLGSLLNLGRWLAVLRR; translated from the coding sequence GTGTTGTTTGTTGTAATGGCCATTGTTCTGATCTGCGCCATTGCCTTGCCCGGGCTGTGGGTGAAGCGGGTGCTCAAGAAGTATCAGGAACCTGCGGATCGCTATGGGGCCCAGGGCAGTGGGGCTGAACTTGCCAGACATCTTCTGGATCGTTTTGATCTTCAGGAGGTGGTGGTGGAGGAGACCACCGTCGGCGATCACTACGATGCCGACGCAAAAGCAGTGCGTTTGATGGAGGAGCGATTCAATGGCCACTCCCTTACCGCCATTACCGTGGCGGCTCATGAAGTAGGGCACGCGATTCAGGATGCGCGGGACGAGCGACTTTTTCGCAGTCGTCAGACGCTGGCGAAGTTTGCCATCCGGAGTCAGCGGATCGGGAGCATTGCGATGATCGCCGCGCCCGTGGTGATCATGCTTACGCGAGCGCCGGCGCTTGGGCTGGCCTTTTTCGTTGCCGCCATTGGCTCAATGTTTGTCGGCACCCTGGTACATCTTGCGACGCTGCCCGTGGAGCTGGATGCGAGCTTTGGCAAAGCGCTGCCCATTCTGGAAGAGGGGCAGTATCTTCACGAAGGAGACTTGCCCCACGCCAACCGTATTCTGAAAGCGGCCGCGCTGACCTATGTGGCGGCCTCCCTGGGAAGCCTGCTGAACCTGGGACGATGGCTGGCAGTCCTTCGCCGCTAA